The Cuculus canorus isolate bCucCan1 chromosome 16, bCucCan1.pri, whole genome shotgun sequence genome includes a region encoding these proteins:
- the LOC104060852 gene encoding WAP four-disulfide core domain protein 2 isoform X1 has translation MKTAGILLVGILVLCVQLQPATTVARGVAKAGVCPDPATEAANCTVGCQSDGDCESTLKCCPAACGKACQKPDEKPGTCPPVSPGIPMLGVCMDQCKTDSNCSGNQKCCRNGCGKVSCVTPLH, from the exons ATGAAGACTGCTGGCATCTTGCTCGTGGGCATCCTGGTCCTGTGTGTGCAACTGCAGCCGGCCACCACGGTTGCTCGGGGCGTGG CGAAAGCCGGCGTGTGCCCCGACCCGGCGACGGAGGCAGCGAACTGCACGGTGGGGTGCCAGTCGGATGGCGACTGCGAGAGCACCCTCAAGTGCTGCCCAGCAGCCTGCGGCAAGGCCTGCCAGAAGCCCGACG agaaGCCGGGCACCTGCCCACCTGTCAGCCCTGGGATCCCCATGCTGGGCGTCTGCATGGACCAGTGCAAGACAGACTCCAACTGCTCCGGAAACCAGAAGTGCTGCAGGAATGGCTGCGGCAAGGTCTCCTGCGTGACTCCCCTCCACTGA
- the LOC104060852 gene encoding WAP four-disulfide core domain protein 2 isoform X2, producing the protein MPVARSVLVLAGLLALWAEAPPASAQNVTTKAGVCPDPATEAANCTVGCQSDGDCESTLKCCPAACGKACQKPDEKPGTCPPVSPGIPMLGVCMDQCKTDSNCSGNQKCCRNGCGKVSCVTPLH; encoded by the exons ATGCCCGTGGCACGCAGCGTGCTCGTCCTGGCGGGGCTCTTGGCTCTCTGGGCAGAGGCACCACCAGCATCCGCCCAGAATGTCACCA CGAAAGCCGGCGTGTGCCCCGACCCGGCGACGGAGGCAGCGAACTGCACGGTGGGGTGCCAGTCGGATGGCGACTGCGAGAGCACCCTCAAGTGCTGCCCAGCAGCCTGCGGCAAGGCCTGCCAGAAGCCCGACG agaaGCCGGGCACCTGCCCACCTGTCAGCCCTGGGATCCCCATGCTGGGCGTCTGCATGGACCAGTGCAAGACAGACTCCAACTGCTCCGGAAACCAGAAGTGCTGCAGGAATGGCTGCGGCAAGGTCTCCTGCGTGACTCCCCTCCACTGA
- the LOC128853827 gene encoding WAP four-disulfide core domain protein 3-like, giving the protein MRTELLPLLLLLLLPPPGPPGSCGGAAAQRLSGKRGECPHPAKNPPTACGSFCSTDADCPGSERCCSTGCGTECRLPLGVKSNFCPRPDPNLMSICLVECHSDRECKGRDKCCAMGCHVQCVPSLPAHPGVCPKRRVLQTFAPCKSTCIDDTDCPLHQKCCFMGCSRGCLTPERGKFLE; this is encoded by the exons ATGAGGACCGAGCTGctcccgctgctgctgctgctgctgctgcccccgCCGGGACCCCCCGGGAGCTGCGGGGGGGCTGCGGCGCAGCGCCTGTCAG GCAAGCGAGGCGAGTGTCCCCATCCCGCCAAAAACCCCCCGACGGCTTGCGGCTCCTTCTGCTCCACGGACGCGGACTGCCCGGGCAGCGAGCGCTGCTGCAGCACCGGCTGCGGCACGGAGTGCCGGCTGCCCCTGGGAG TGAAGAGCAACTTCTGCCCCCGGCCGGACCCTAACCTGATGAGCATCTGCCTGGTGGAGTGCCACAGCGACAGAGAATGCAAAGGTAGAGACAAGTGCTGCGCCATGGGCTGCCACGTCCAGTGTGTACCTTCCTTGCCAG CCCACCCGGGCGTCTGCCCCAAGAGAAGGGTGCTCCAGACCTTCGCTCCTTGCAAGAGCACCTGCATTGATGACACTGACTGTCCTCTCCACCAGAAGTGCTGCTTCATGGGCTGCAGCCGTGGCTGTCTGACTCCAGAAAGAG gaaaATTCTTGGAGTGA
- the WFDC3 gene encoding WAP four-disulfide core domain protein 3: protein MGRSSSAWLAPALAGFKSLPAGTAEQSSDSSTMPGECSLLLVLLVLSAELPPTPAQEHRDGDQGSAPVATPARRRAPRGRWSPAILPVPGKAGECPAGRGVLHPAKMYCLFDHDCPGTEKCCQSGQMRTCMLPTAESPGYCPRTGSINEESCGLNCHNDTMCSPGEKCCTRSCCARCTRAEPAKPGLCPRKRIQRITTACLNRCADDRDCPGEQKCCFSGCGLACIPPDTGSRRVAVKPGVCPEVLRGSLGPCLQLCDTDGRCPGAAKCCHTGCGQVCKPPTEVRPGRCPSMADGDRAAECHLLCLQDRDCPPGHKCCLRDCGRACVPLEPAVPPVPAALGTAQPGGDQGRLVGARVGASQDPLPLGQERSSCTECIVHLFQAQPSPGQRAQHQ from the exons ATGGGAAGAAGCAGCTCAGCTTGGTTGGCCCCCGCCCTGGCAGGGTTTAAATCCCTGCCAGCGGGCACAGCGGAACAGTCCTCCGACAGCAGCACGATGCCAGGTGAGTGCAGCCTCCTCCTGGTGCTCCTGGTGCTGAGTGCGGAGCTGCCACCCACCCCAGCCCAGGAGCACCGTGACGGGGACCAGGGCTCTGCGCCCGTGGCCACCCCAGCACGGCGCCGAGCCCCACGGGGACGCTGGTCCCCTGCCATCCTGCCTGTCCCTGGCAAAGCGGGTGAGTGCCCGGCAGGGAGGGGAGTCCTGCACCCTGCCAAGATGTACTGCCTCTTCGACCACGACTGCCCTGGCACTGAGAAGTGCTGCCAAAGCGGGCAGATGAGAACCTGCATGCTCCCAACCGCAG AGAGCCCCGGCTACTGCCCCCGCACCGGCAGCATCAATGAGGAGAGCTGCGGGCTGAACTGCCACAACGACACCATGtgcagccctggagagaagTGCTGCACCCGCAGCTGCTGCGCCCGCTGCACGCGTGCCGAACCAG CCAAACCTGGCCTCTGCCCGCGGAAGCGCATCCAGAGGATCACCACTGCCTGCCTCAACCGCTGCGCCGATGACCGGGACTGCCCTGGAGAGCAAAAGTGCTGCTTCTCTGGCTGCGGGCTGGCCTGCATCCCCCCAGATACAG GGAGCCGCCGTGTTGCGGTGAAGCCCGGCGTGTGCCCTGAAGTGCTGCGAGGCTCGCTGGgaccctgcctgcagctgtgtGACACCGACGGCCGCTGCCCTGGGGCAGCCAAATGCTGCCACACTGGCTGCGGCCAAGTCTGCAAACCGCCCACTGAGG TGCGACCCGGGCGCTGTCCCTCCATGGCTGATGGTGACCGGGCAGCCGAGTGCCACCTCCTATGCCTGCAGGACAGGGATTGCCCCCCAGGCCACAAGTGCTGCCTGCGAGACTGTGGGCGGGCGTGTGTGCCCCTCGAGCCTGCTGTCCCCCCggtccctgcagccctgggcaCCGCGCAGCCTGGAGGGGACCAAGGGAGGCTGGTGGGTGCCAGGGTGGGGGCATCCCAGGACCCTCTTCCCTTGGGGCAGGAGCGTTCATCCTGCACTGAGTGCATCGTCCATCTCTTCCAGGCACAGCCTAGCCCTGGCCAGAGAGCACAGCACCAGTAG